In the Trichoplusia ni isolate ovarian cell line Hi5 unplaced genomic scaffold, tn1 tig00000922, whole genome shotgun sequence genome, one interval contains:
- the LOC113507189 gene encoding uncharacterized protein LOC113507189, which yields MNNSNSLKLINENSMVQTLALNEVITTETEEHLLDKEILDILGDDPTCTAIYGLDIHKELASRLQHVSTSGLTKETRKELQQRYPLPANATLLGGPAINPEIKAALPETLANRDKAIETKQKLLASAISCIASASSQILDSQDKNTELLKKLMDANKLLCDIQHSDSITRRMFSTSVLKYKNR from the coding sequence ATGAATAACTCCAACTCATTGAAACTCATCAATGAAAACTCCATGGTCCAAACATTGGCCCTCAACGAGGTCATCACCACAGAAACCGAAGAACATCTCCTAGACAAGGAAATTCTAGACATTCTTGGCGATGACCCCACGTGCACAGCGATATACGGACTAGATATTCACAAAGAACTGGCCAGCCGATTGCAACATGTTTCGACATCTGGACTCACCAAGGAAACCAGGAAAGAATTACAGCAGCGTTACCCTCTACCCGCAAATGCTACACTTCTTGGCGGTCCGGCAATAAATCCCGAAATAAAGGCAGCTCTGCCTGAAACATTGGCCAACCGGGACAAGGCAATAGAAACGAAACAAAAGCTTCTAGCCTCTGCCATCTCTTGTATAGCTTCGGCCAGTTCGCAAATACTTGACTCTCAAGATAAAAACACTGAGTTGCTTAAAAAGTTAATGGACGCGAACAAATTGCTTTGCGACATACAGCATTCTGATTCCATCACCAGAAGAATGTTTAGTACTTCTgtacttaaatacaaaaatcGATAA
- the LOC113507190 gene encoding putative nuclease HARBI1 — protein MHSLNMLWCAQNEERWLKKQERDFNRQCVGTIEVMPDSEFVQHFRLNKSTFWSLCQELRVKTSLRGSQEISLIVKVLCALSFLATGSYQRIVGVTQHVAQRTVSRCIRQVVDALNHPAIMARWIVFPKTQQERGLIKQEFQRRFGLPGVIGCIDCTHIAIVKPNQEEHLFYNRKGYHSLNVQMVEYINL, from the exons atgcaTTCCCTCAACATGTTGTGGTGCGCTCAAAACGAAGAAAGGTGGCTTAAAAAGCAGGAAAGAGATTTTAATCGTCAGTGCGTCGGCACGATCGAAGTTATGCCGGATAGTGAATTTGTGCAACACTTCAGGTTAAATAAATCTACGTTTTGGTCCCTTTGTCAAGAACTAAGAGTAAAAACTTCCTTGAGGGGTTCTCAGGAAATTTCTCTAATAGTTAAG GTGTTGTGCGCTCTTAGCTTTTTGGCGACAGGCTCCTATCAAAGGATTGTTGGTGTTACCCAGCATGTTGCCCAACGAACAGTTAGCCGATGCATCAGACAAGTCGTCGATGCGTTAAACCACCCTGCTATCATGGCGAGATGGATAGTATTTCCGAAAACTCAGCaagaaagaggtttaattaaacaaga gTTTCAAAGAAGGTTTGGCTTGCCTGGAGTAATTGGGTGCATAGATTGCACTCACATTGCTATAGTGAAACCCAATCAGGAAGAACATCTCTTTTATAACAGGAAGGGATATCATTCCTTAAATGTTCAAATGGTagaatatataaacttataa
- the LOC113507188 gene encoding uncharacterized protein LOC113507188 isoform X1 has protein sequence MKVKNMFTKNMLIGHDWFKKYSNTWVFYEQTLFLFEFFLLVYYRNSNMESRARASPEQFSAILEFMESHGDISWPQQGPQGRIKADRLWHELVQSLNSMGGGVVKPLDKWKKVWADWKTKTKKKALTMRREASGTGGGPSSRLTLTPLEDRVLGIMGLTAVVGQPGIDERGFDAPPSTDTLMPATGEAVQNNMSTQDSSPSVAPLSLPQPSFEFIFGPTPSTPMVVEPGPEPAPSIPPTTSPPVTASRGAPRRRRRPAGHSPASSLATSTPHRRGVFRARTRRIQTPFERATSEFVAIEQRRLQLEESREEKHHHREMERLRLESRRLDIQESMINILSRLSSSVDHLTNVLPLLTRSSSLPSTEIISDV, from the exons atgaaagtgAAGAATATGTTTACGAAAAATATGCTTATAGGACACGATTGGTTTAAAAAGTATAGTAATACGTGGGTATTTTATGAAcagacattatttttatttgagtttttccTTTTAGTTTATTATCGTAACAGTAACATGGAGTCCAGAGCTCGAGCAAGCCCTGAACAGTTTTCAGCGATCCTGGAATTTATGGAAag CCACGGTGACATATCATGGCCCCAACAGGGTCCTCAAGGCCGAATAAAGGCAGACCGCTTGTGGCATGAACTTGTTCAGTCGTTAAACTCCATGGGTGGAGGAGTAGTTAAGCCATTGGACAAATGGAAAAAA GTATGGGCGGACTGGAAAACCAAAACTAAGAAAAAGGCGTTGACTATGAGACGCGAGGCTTCTGGTACTGGTGGTGGTCCCAGCAGCCGGCTTACCCTCACCCCTTTAGAGGATAGGGTGCTAGGGATAATGGGGTTAACTGCTGTTGTTGGTCAACCAGGAATAGATGAGAGAGGATTTGAC gCCCCACCATCTACTGACACTCTAATGCCAGCAACTGGAGAAGCAGTGCAAAATAATATGTCCACTCAAG ATTCATCTCCATCTGTAGCCCCTTTGTCGCTACCTCAGCCCTCATTTGAATTTATCTTTGGTCCAACACCAAGTACCCCAATGGTAGTGGAGCCCGGGCCTGAACCAGCGCCTTCTATACCGCCTACGACTTCGCCTCCTGTGACTGCGTCCCGTGGAGCCCCGCGGCGTCGAAGACGTCCAGCCGGCCATTCTCCCGCATCATCTCTCGCAACATCCACTCCTCATCGCCGTGGAGTATTTCGGGCGCGCACTCGCCGGATTCAAACGCCGTTCGAACGAGCCACAAGCGAGTTTGTGGCTATTGAACAACGTCGGCTACAACTGGAAGAGTCCCGTGAGGAGAAGCATCACCACAGGGAGATGGAAAGGCTGCGGTTGGAATCAAGGAGGTTGGATATACAGGAAAGCATGATCAATATTTTAAGCAGGTTGTCGAGTAGTGTGGACCATTTAACCAATGTACTGCCACTTCTTACTAGGTCGTCGTCACTACCTTCTACTGAAATTATTTCTGATGTTTAA
- the LOC113507188 gene encoding uncharacterized protein LOC113507188 isoform X2 has translation MESRARASPEQFSAILEFMESHGDISWPQQGPQGRIKADRLWHELVQSLNSMGGGVVKPLDKWKKVWADWKTKTKKKALTMRREASGTGGGPSSRLTLTPLEDRVLGIMGLTAVVGQPGIDERGFDAPPSTDTLMPATGEAVQNNMSTQDSSPSVAPLSLPQPSFEFIFGPTPSTPMVVEPGPEPAPSIPPTTSPPVTASRGAPRRRRRPAGHSPASSLATSTPHRRGVFRARTRRIQTPFERATSEFVAIEQRRLQLEESREEKHHHREMERLRLESRRLDIQESMINILSRLSSSVDHLTNVLPLLTRSSSLPSTEIISDV, from the exons ATGGAGTCCAGAGCTCGAGCAAGCCCTGAACAGTTTTCAGCGATCCTGGAATTTATGGAAag CCACGGTGACATATCATGGCCCCAACAGGGTCCTCAAGGCCGAATAAAGGCAGACCGCTTGTGGCATGAACTTGTTCAGTCGTTAAACTCCATGGGTGGAGGAGTAGTTAAGCCATTGGACAAATGGAAAAAA GTATGGGCGGACTGGAAAACCAAAACTAAGAAAAAGGCGTTGACTATGAGACGCGAGGCTTCTGGTACTGGTGGTGGTCCCAGCAGCCGGCTTACCCTCACCCCTTTAGAGGATAGGGTGCTAGGGATAATGGGGTTAACTGCTGTTGTTGGTCAACCAGGAATAGATGAGAGAGGATTTGAC gCCCCACCATCTACTGACACTCTAATGCCAGCAACTGGAGAAGCAGTGCAAAATAATATGTCCACTCAAG ATTCATCTCCATCTGTAGCCCCTTTGTCGCTACCTCAGCCCTCATTTGAATTTATCTTTGGTCCAACACCAAGTACCCCAATGGTAGTGGAGCCCGGGCCTGAACCAGCGCCTTCTATACCGCCTACGACTTCGCCTCCTGTGACTGCGTCCCGTGGAGCCCCGCGGCGTCGAAGACGTCCAGCCGGCCATTCTCCCGCATCATCTCTCGCAACATCCACTCCTCATCGCCGTGGAGTATTTCGGGCGCGCACTCGCCGGATTCAAACGCCGTTCGAACGAGCCACAAGCGAGTTTGTGGCTATTGAACAACGTCGGCTACAACTGGAAGAGTCCCGTGAGGAGAAGCATCACCACAGGGAGATGGAAAGGCTGCGGTTGGAATCAAGGAGGTTGGATATACAGGAAAGCATGATCAATATTTTAAGCAGGTTGTCGAGTAGTGTGGACCATTTAACCAATGTACTGCCACTTCTTACTAGGTCGTCGTCACTACCTTCTACTGAAATTATTTCTGATGTTTAA